CCTACAGATTTCACAACCGAAACAGACACAAGAGGTGCAACCCTTGCATGTTGAAGATTGGGAACAGCCCCTGTAGATCCTGCGACTTGCTCTTTCTTCGTCATCGTCACAGTTAACCCTGGGATATAGGTTACGAACACAAGTATGCACATTGATTAGCATTCATaacaccaacaaaaaaaaaaaaaaatgcacataAACATCAATATGCATCAGGTACACAAGCATAAATGTTTTCCATTTAACTACTTGAAAATCGGTTTATGAGAACTTTGTTAAGATCTTTTTAACCTACACTTAGATCATCAGAAATAAACACATTTATATCTACATCACCAGTATATATATCCTATCAGAGTCCTATACATATGTTCAAGTGTAATTGCTCCATCATGAACGGTTAAAGAGAGGCAAGGGTTACATCTAATGAAGCCCCAATACGTCCCCATAATATCTCTGcccactttttctttttttttttttcgaaacgatAAGTGATTTTATAGATGAACAAAACATTTACAATTTCAAGTAAAGACTTGAGGGAACTACACAGTCAGTGCTAACTATCACTGAGGAATCCAGAATTCCTGGTCAACAAAAAAATCTGCCCACTTTTTCTTGGAAGGTCAACTAAAAAGAGGACTATTAGATCTCAAATTTGGACAGCGCCATGCCTATATTGGATACATCATCGTAAAAAATTTGTCATACATGCAATCATGAAAAATCAGAAAACGAAACTAAAATGACACATATTTTTTCACAAGAGAATGAACAGAGAGCATTAAAGTTGAGAGAACATTAATTCACAATTAGATGCGACAGCTGTCTGTGGGCAGGCAAATTTCATAGTCAAAAGAAAAATCCAGTAATTAATTTAGTTTAGAAGCATTTCCAAACTACACTGATTTTTTAGTGGGATATAAAAACATTTAGCATCCAAACTAGGTGAAAAAGCTTCAAAGGTACGAGTTAACCTCCAAAAGGGCTACGCCCCAACCAGCAAATATTTGTTTCCTTGACCACATTTAATATGTGAGGTTATCACATTTTCACCTTCCTGATTCATAACTCATTCAATTTGGCCAATCTATGGATATAATCCTCAAATACAAAATCTCAGTTAGCCCCAAAGAAAACATACAAGCTTATACCATGTTGGCCTTTCAGGGAGTTACCCATTTTTCCTAAAAGGAAAACCAGAAGCTAGGAGTAAAACAGCATCAGTTCCTGTCCTTTTCGACCAAGATTCATCCAGTCTTTAAAAAGAGATAAAAGTTAATCGAATCACAAGCTAGATGTTAGTTTCCATGTGTTAGCATCTCAACTATGTGATTGTCCACATAGCATCTTTAAATTTCCCTTAATAAATCCCAGTCTTCCCAATATTCGCATATAAACACTCTATGAACAACTTAGCCGCTAGACCAAAGAGTTCAACCACAAAAACACACAGGTCTATGGTCATGAACTAATATGCATCACCCATAGTCTCGCTATTTCTAGGTGATGATAGATGTGAAAAGGTGCATTGTATTTATACTAAGTGGACGGAAATGGAAGAAACATGCTACTCATTGGTTAATTTTTAGCACTACAAAAACAAAGACAAGTTGAAAGATTTTCAACACTGAATAATATTTACTTTCTGAAAAATGCCGTAAGAATTGAGCCATGCTTTTTCCTACTAAATAATGGCAACAATAGATGGATAGAGGAGAGGATGAGGAGGGCGGTAGAACCAGGTTTGACAAGTGCTCTTTAACTAAAAATTGATGCAAGTATTAGAGCTACAGATCTATAATTGTGTCGAGCATACTCATCATGAGGCATGTCAGAGCATTTCCAATTTAAATCTGCCAAAGCATCATGGTAACTGCGGCATTCCTCTCTGTTGCGGAGACGGAACCTGCGCTCTTTATTGCATTCTCTGCATCTAACAAACTCGTCACGATGGACTTTCACATTGCGTGATCTGCTTGAACCATTACCACTTTTTGATGCttgattgtaatatttgagcaaTGCTGTCTTGTACAAGGGCATTTTGTACCCATCAACAATAACCCAGATATTATTCTTCCATTTCCTAGATGTTTCTCTTCCAGAATGTTGCTCAAATGCAGCTGGTGTCAGCTTGTCTAATAACAAGATGCAGATACTATTAGAAGGCAATAGTAAACTATAACTATAACCAAAAGTGACTGAAAGCAAAAGTAAACCACAGCTATAACCAAAAGTGTACCACCAAAAGTGAAGACAACAAAAATGACATAATGGAGAACATAAACCATAGCTATAACAGATATTATCAGCAGGCAAAGGAGTATATTTAAATGCATACCAAAAACTATAGAATCAACAATAGCTACTGATGGAAAAGTTAAAGAATGAGAAGCATATATGACATAACTGCACTGAATGACTGAATTTAAGCTGTATAACCATGAAACAATTTGAGGCAGCCATTTTAATTATTACAGCAGACAGTTCTCGCtaccagttttttttttttcattttgagtAAAAGCAGGTAGTCAAATTTATCCAAATAGAATTACTTGAGATGgctaaatgaaatgcaagtctaattaCGAATCAGTAAACTTCAAAAGATGGCCATTCCAAGCCACAGTTCCAAGAACAAGACTCTTAACATGTAGAAGAATATACTGTCAGAAAACCTGATTAAGCGTACACAAAGTACAAAATGCAATGTGCAGCAACATGTTATACATCAGGAGGACAAGTCCGCAAAACTTCAATTAGAGAAGATCCATACTTAGTAATACAAATGCATAGATTATATAGTACACAGACAGTAATCTAAGACCTAACAAAAGCTTTATAAGAACACAACAAACCATGACATAGCCATAAATGTGAAAAGAGCCAATCGTGAACAAAAGTTAAGTAAATCCCCACGCACTAAAAATATACATGAACATTCCACCACACGATTGTTCCGACCACAAGACCAGAACTCTGCCtcaaaaaaatctaaaattgacACGAAAAATAGCTCAAATGCAACCATTATCACGTAAACAAATACAGTGTAGTTTGGTTCCTTACCTTCAACATAGTTCTCAGTGTAACATTCATcctaacaaacaacaaaaattacaatccTTCAGTTCAAACTTGAACAGACGAATACCACCGCAGAAGGGACTCAAAGGAGTCTGATACTGAACTAAGATAACTGATCAAAACTCAAACCCTCCCAGACAAATTAACATTCATACCATCTACAAAATCCCACTAAAACCATCCATTTTATTGTGTCATACGGTAAATAAAACAGATCCCCTTATAAAAATTTACGCACAAAATAACCTATATTGCATGCATTCAACAAAATCCCATATCCCATACGGGATCAAGATATAAACTCCTATGCTGTACATAAGAGTACATATCCAAGAGTTCCAAGGAAGGATGGAGGATGGATTGAAGGGATAGACCTTCCTTACAACCAGGGAAGCATTCACAGCTGATTTCAAGAAAACCAGAAGAGAAAACCCGAAGTCGACCTGCGGCATCCCCATATCGATGGCTGGTGCAGCCACACGACACCTCTATGTAGTCATCGCCATCGCTACCACCACCGCCGCAGCCCCATTTCAACCCGTAAATGTCCCTCACCTCTTCTTCACTAAACAACTTCATCTTCATCGTATTAGCAGTATCAGTATCCTCCATTTCCAAGGACTTTTATCAAGAATCCCAAGTTCTGTTACACAAAAAACAAGCAAGAAAAAACAGGGCTTTGGATCAGAAAATTCAGGGCGAAACGGtgagaaaacaacaaaaaagaagGTAAAAAACAAATCGATTTCCAACCAGTTGCGTCATACATGAGTATAtattaaataaacatgaatACTTTTGTTGCGATGGATTCCAATGGGGAGGAGAAGGGGTTATGGGGTGAGGAGCTCTTGGGGGTTTTGGGGAAAATCTGCTCAAAGAGCACACATCTCCAAAGAAGAATACGTCCGAGAGATCTGATGAAGGGGAGAGAGCGTTGAAAAggagagtgtgtgtgtgatgTATGTGCGCCGCTGTATAGACAGATACTAGTAGTAATAGCTAAACTGTGATTTTCTGTGTGTGAGGTGTGTGAGAGAGAATTGggatttcctttcttttcccgCTTTTTTTATAGTgggttttatttctttttttttttccctctcttagGCAAGTAGGATACATGATTATGTGCGTATATATTCCTTCCGAAATGGATGGGTGGATAAGAGCTAGAGAAAAGGGAAATGAATATTGAGTAGTGAATGAGATGTACATAACTTGTAAAAATTAGCTTTTTCACTgttttctttattcattttgtGGGATTTCGGCGTCCCACGAGGGGAATGCAGGGGTGGGGTTGTGTG
Above is a genomic segment from Coffea eugenioides isolate CCC68of chromosome 5, Ceug_1.0, whole genome shotgun sequence containing:
- the LOC113771426 gene encoding protein ULTRAPETALA 1-like; this translates as MEDTDTANTMKMKLFSEEEVRDIYGLKWGCGGGGSDGDDYIEVSCGCTSHRYGDAAGRLRVFSSGFLEISCECFPGCKEDKLTPAAFEQHSGRETSRKWKNNIWVIVDGYKMPLYKTALLKYYNQASKSGNGSSRSRNVKVHRDEFVRCRECNKERRFRLRNREECRSYHDALADLNWKCSDMPHDEVNCDDDEERASRRIYRGCSQSSTCKGCTSCVCFGCEICRFSDCSCQTCSDFTRNAEA